In one Lysobacter alkalisoli genomic region, the following are encoded:
- a CDS encoding SPFH domain-containing protein: MELGTLLSVVLLFAGIVILFKAVRMVPQGFEWTVERFGKYTHTMTPGLHFLVPVVYGVGRKVNMMEQVLDVPSQDVITKDNAVVKVDGVVFFQVLDAAKAAYEVSNLEIASIALVQTNIRTVIGSMDLDESLSNRETINAQLLNVVDQATNPWGIKVTRIEIRDIQPPRDLIDSMARQMKAERERRAVILEAEGHRQSAILRAEGEKQSAILEAEGEKEAAYREAEARERLAEAEARATQMVSDAIARGNVQAINYFVAQKYVEAFKTLAQAPNQKFILMPMESAGMIGSLGGIAELAKQALGNTSGTAGSGAAGGPPPRIGG; encoded by the coding sequence ATGGAGCTCGGTACATTGCTTTCGGTGGTGCTGCTGTTTGCCGGTATCGTGATCCTGTTCAAGGCGGTGCGGATGGTGCCGCAGGGCTTTGAATGGACGGTTGAGCGGTTCGGCAAGTACACCCACACGATGACGCCCGGGCTGCACTTCCTGGTCCCGGTCGTCTACGGCGTTGGCCGCAAGGTCAACATGATGGAACAGGTGCTCGACGTCCCGAGCCAGGACGTGATCACCAAGGACAACGCCGTGGTGAAAGTCGACGGGGTGGTGTTCTTCCAGGTACTCGACGCGGCCAAGGCCGCCTACGAGGTCTCCAACCTGGAAATCGCCTCGATCGCGCTGGTGCAGACCAACATCCGTACCGTGATCGGTTCGATGGACCTGGACGAGTCGCTGAGCAATCGCGAGACCATCAACGCGCAGCTGCTCAACGTGGTCGACCAGGCCACCAATCCGTGGGGCATCAAGGTCACCCGCATCGAGATCCGCGACATCCAGCCGCCGCGCGACCTGATCGATTCGATGGCGCGGCAGATGAAGGCCGAGCGCGAGCGCCGCGCTGTGATCCTGGAGGCCGAGGGTCATCGCCAGTCGGCGATCCTGCGCGCCGAGGGCGAGAAGCAGTCGGCGATTCTCGAAGCCGAAGGCGAGAAGGAAGCCGCGTATCGGGAGGCCGAGGCCCGCGAGCGCCTGGCCGAGGCCGAAGCCAGGGCGACGCAGATGGTGTCCGACGCGATCGCCCGTGGCAACGTGCAGGCGATCAACTACTTCGTCGCGCAGAAGTACGTGGAAGCGTTCAAGACCCTGGCGCAGGCGCCGAACCAGAAGTTCATCCTGATGCCGATGGAGTCGGCCGGCATGATCGGCTCGCTCGGCGGCATTGCCGAGTTGGCGAAGCAGGCGCTGGGCAACACGTCTGGCACAGCGGGATCCGGCGCCGCGGGCGGTCCGCCGCCCCGCATCGGAGGTTGA
- a CDS encoding NfeD family protein translates to MQWTWPMVIWAAAALLLFAAEAVAPGAFMLWLGLAAAAVFVLVWVFDLPVLAQVAAFVALSFASIQVYRKWFRGPGRERQSDRPGLNRRAEHHIGRTLPLERDIVGGEGRVKIGDAFWTVTGPDLPAGTMVKVVATDGMTLRVEAV, encoded by the coding sequence ATGCAATGGACTTGGCCGATGGTGATCTGGGCCGCGGCAGCGCTGTTGCTGTTCGCGGCCGAAGCGGTTGCGCCGGGCGCCTTCATGCTCTGGCTCGGCTTGGCTGCCGCCGCGGTGTTCGTGCTGGTGTGGGTATTCGATCTGCCGGTGCTGGCGCAGGTGGCCGCGTTCGTGGCGCTCAGCTTCGCTTCCATCCAGGTCTACCGGAAGTGGTTCCGCGGTCCGGGCCGTGAGCGCCAGAGCGATCGGCCGGGATTGAACCGGCGCGCCGAGCACCATATCGGACGCACGCTGCCGCTGGAGCGGGACATCGTCGGCGGCGAGGGCCGGGTCAAGATCGGCGACGCGTTCTGGACCGTCACCGGTCCCGACCTGCCGGCCGGCACGATGGTCAAGGTGGTCGCCAC